The following nucleotide sequence is from Coffea eugenioides isolate CCC68of chromosome 10, Ceug_1.0, whole genome shotgun sequence.
GCTTTTGCCTCCAACCACATGCAAAGCatccaaaattgaagtttagTGTATAGAATAGAAAAGTGATTCAACTTCGGAGGGACAAAGTGAAGTTTGTCCTATGTTACAATATTTCTTTTAGGGTCTCCAAGGGAAAATATGGAATAAAATGTGATGACACCATTTCTTGTCAATTTATTCCATTTCTTTTACATATATGGGCTGAATTGGTCACAACACTGGTTAAAGGAAGAGTGGTCAGCGTAATATTGAAAATAAGAGGGGTACTAGCTGAAATTGTCCAAAACTTCAGGAAAGGTCTATGAAATTATCCAATAGTTTAAGTAGCTGTGCAAGAGCGTCTCCTCTCTGTTTCCTTGAACGAGCTAAGAATAGTCGTCGAATTCCACACTTTATTATTATTGACTAATGAAGCGTCCACGTCTCAATTCTCCGGACGCAGGAATAAAGAATTGGGCCCTAAAGAATTTATTGTCCCTGTACAAGTTGCAGCCTTTCTCGACTGCTAAAGTTGATAATTGAACTAATGATAATTAAGAATGATAAGATAATGTGGCCATTTCTCAATCAATCTCCTTTTTATTGTTTGTTTAAGTAAGATAGACGTTCCTGTGAATATCatcatttaaaaatatttttgtattGAGTGAATTGGACTGCCCTTAAAAATATCATCACTCAGTATTGCTTATCACTCAGAGGAAATTCTGGAGATTCCTATTAGTATATCAGGAAAGGATGATAGCAATTACTGGATACATAGCGGCAATGGCATCTACACTGTCAACTCAGGTTACAAGGCATTGTGTAGAGGAACTGTTCAACACAAAGGAAGAAGAGAGAATGAGGCGGAAACTAGTATAGCAAGTTCCTATGAAAAGCAATGGAAGTGGATGTGGAGGCTGAACGTTAAGAGTAAGATCAAACATTTCCTTTGGAAGTGCCTCCATGGTTTATTACCAGTCAACAGCCTGGTTTTTAAAAGAACACACAAAGGTGATCCAATCTGTGGTGGCTGTGGTGAACAAGAAGAGTCAATTGAACACATGTTTTTCCAATGCAGCAAAGCACAAGAGGTGTGGAAAATGGCTCCATTACAATGGGATGGGTTAAGGGAACAGACAGGGAATTTTCAAGCTTGGTGGACTGCTCTTCTGGAAGCTACATGCAGGACAGAAGGAAAGGAGCATATAGAGCTCACTGTGAACATCCTCTGGCAACTCTGGAAAAGGAGAAATGAATGGCAGTTCAATGCCAAACACAGGCACCCTTGGAAAACAATCCAAAAGGCTCAACAGGAATGGCAAGAACAAAAAGCTGTCCAGAGCAAGCAGAAAATATTCACTGAAGATGCGGTAAGAGCAGATGAGAAAGTTGATCCGGAGGAGGCAAGAAGGAATGAAATTCAGATCAGAATATCAACTAAGGTGCAAGACCAAACCAACAGAGTTGGCATGGGGATTTTTGCATCTACTTTCAACAATCAGTGGGTGGCTGCCTGGGCACTTATTGACAGAAAAACAGTGCATCAGATGCAGTCTACTGCAGAAGCTGTGAAAATGGCCATCATAAAGGCTAGACACCAGCAATGGAAGGAAATTGTTGTCCACATCCCCAGCCCCCAACTACTGAAGATGATAAAGGAAAGGATGGCTAAGGACATCAAAATGGCTACTTTGATAGACGATATTAACGACCTCAGGTCCTTATTTCAGAAATGCTCCTTTTGCTTAGATAGGAGCTTAGACTCTAGATGTGAAGTGATTAGTGATTATGCTTTGGGCATATTTCAAGATGAGGAATGGATTAATCCTCAGTGTGTCTAACACTCTTGTATAGAATtccttgagcctttgctcataTAAGTTTTTTTGCCAATCAATACAAAAATCTATCGttgcaggaaaaaaaaaaaaagtaggttTTCGATACAATTCAGTATTGCTTAGTCAGATTTTTCCAATTTCTTGTTTGAATATATGAAAAATTCTAGCTTGGGCTTATTTGAAATTGTTAAATCTAAGGAGCCCTGTTGTTCTCGTCAATTCTTTGTGTTTATGGAACATTTTGTTGAGTAGGTAATGAGATTCAAGGAtggtttcaagaaattcatATATTTGggatatattttgaaatttatcGTACATTTACCTTGAAGATCAGAAGAAAATTGAGGCAGAGTTGAATTATTACTAAGAATGGTTAAGGGACTTAGCATTAAGCTAAATCTAGAACAAAGGCTAATTTATTTTGAGGTGGATATTGAAGCAGCTGACATCAAATGGATCTGGCTGCTTAAGTCTTTATCTTAAAGTACTTAATTTAGCAATGCTCTCCATTTTAGCAATGTACTTAATTTAGCTTAATTTAGCCTATGGCATGCTTTATACGCAGCATTTGTGATCTTCCTAAAACTAAAACAttaaaggataaaaaataatCGTACAGATTACTAACAGTATTTTGATTACTATACTTAAGCTTTTATATTTAAGGATATTGATGGTGCATTGAtaatctaatctaatctaatACTATATAAAAGTGTTTTGATGGTGCATTGAtaatctaatctaatctaatctaatactatattaaaaaaaatactatataaAAGTGTTGATGGATGCTCAGGGAAACAAATTGTCAACCAAGGGTACTTAGATTTCATAGAGGGAGATGATGACAAACCAAAGGAATAAATCTTCGAACAGGAGCATTGACCATGAGgtgctcatttttttttcttttaattttttttttgattttgacgATTGCTTAGGGGAAAACTTAGAAATTagagattttgaattcaaattcccCTTCCACCCCTCTACTGCTTAAATTCCATCCTTCCTTTATTCGAAAAAATTTAAGAGAAAAAAACTAAGAtttaacaaaagaatgaaagttgaGATTGTGTCAtcatgcttgtatatgatgCTTTGATGAAATTATTAATCTATAAAGTTTACCAAATAACTTCACATTCTAATCATATCGTTACCATTATCTAGATTATGAACTACTCTGCTTTTAGGACATCTAAACATAAATATGCCTGGCTTCTAGTAAGTTATTTATCACCATCCAAGCCCATGGTTGGCCTAAGTAATTTTTGTATCGAAATACACTTTCCCGACATGGTTAGCCCAAGTAACTAGTAACTTATGCGACCAAATCTTGTATATATATCAATCCTTTTCCTCTCCCACTTCCAACGTGGGACAAGGGGTATCACATTATTACTTACtaacatattttctttttcctaaacGTGAAAATTATATCccaaaacctacaaaatatcaaACTTATACAATTAATTTCACAATCTATATTTGTTGCGTAAGTGTGTTCAACTATTAGAGGTAATATCTATATTATACCATGGAGTTGAAACTGATAATTGAAGATGCCCTAAATCAGTAGAATGTAAAAATGCTGAATTTGCCTAGAGGCTCTATGGTTTCAAAGTTCTAACCTCTTGGATTTTCAACTTTGGATTTCATATTTAGTTTGCACTGAGTTAagatgcgtttgataaaactgaaatctgaaatctgaagtctgaattcattaagttattaaattgttatGTACTACATCTGATACATttgagtatatatcacattaagtgataagtaaatagtttatcacttatttttaggagtaagttttgtctagaaaatttagtgtcacttaattaattcaaatattcaagttttggttatcaaaagcatttgaacatgttaagatctgaatccattaaatttaagttctgaatccattaaattagcAAACAAACCTTAACTTGAAGTTTGAACAAGAGAATTGCAACAGAGGATAATGATCACAAGGTAGGATGCTTCATTCATTTCTATAGAGATAATTACATCTACTATAGATATCCTGactaaaaaagtaattaaataaGGTTTAATttattccttcttctttttttttccaattaataAATCTAGAAGTAGCTAGAGTGGGAACCGGAAatagaaaaaaatcaaaactatgCAATTTATCACCAGCTCAGAAAATTTAAATGCGTGCAATTATGGCAATTGATTCATTATTCTTGTTGTGGGGGAACATGTACAGACATGCAGCCATCGGTGGAGGAGGAGATTGAGACgagaattttcagcttttgGGAGAGTACAAGAAAAAAGAATGTCATGCATGACGCATAAATCATTGACATGGTCATTAATTTAATCTTATTAAATtaaagggcaaattacattttaaccTCCTGTGGTTTTCGCAAAAACCACATAACCCCCCCATGATtcaaaaagctatacataaactCCCTGTGGTTTGGGTTGAACTGTCAAATAGACGGAAAGCACGAATCATGACGATTCCTGGGCAAAATGTCCAAATTACCctaatataaatacaaaaaggaAGCAGATGAAGTCAGATTCTCCCTTGTTCTGGTCTTTGTcgtgagaaagagagagaaaaaacatGACCCCGAATGAAGGAGAGAAAATTTAACCCACAAAATTAAAACCGTAGATTTACCATTGAAGATCAAAAAGTAGCAGTGAAAGAGTTTCACGAAAGCTATTGTTGCATCTGGTAAGTTTTTTTACATCAGTTTAGCATATAAGATGCACTTGAGTATTTTGAACAGAAACTATCGGGCTTCAGACTTTAATAAATCAGTGATGCACttacaaattttgaattttgctctACCCGCGGCACCCCTGCCGACACAACTGTCCAGGGCATGGTCCCAGGGTCAGCTTCTTGTCTGTGCAAATCAGTCGAAAACAAGGCTCTCTTGAACCAACCAGAATTGATAAAAAATGTTAGTGAGCCTTGTTCGGCTGCTAAGCTCGGGGGTTTCAGCATTGAAGTTTCTGAAATACTCGATCTCCCTCCAATTATGACTAATAAGCCACCCCGCAGCAACATCAGCAAGGAGAGAGAAGAAGGGGATTATGAGCCAAGTTGTAGGCTGAAGGGAAGTGAGTACCGGTCTTTGTCCGTCAAAGTGGCCAAGGATGACATTCTTAGGAGTAGGAGTAATAATGCTCGGGGAGTAGGAGTAATATGAGGACTTCCGGCGGCAACAATAAAAACTCTCCCAGAATTGCAAACTGACAGTAATCTAACAATAAAAACTCTCCCAGAATATGATTATTCAAAGTCCTCCGGCGGCAACAATTTTGGTGAGTCCGTCATCACCGGGGCCGGGGGTCTCAAGCTCAGAACAAACTCTCCCAGAATTGCAAACATGAGGATTCAATATCAAGCccgaaaaaaagaagaagcttTTAGGGGTAATATGGAAATGTTTTTAGGGGTAATATGGGAATGTTTCTGACTGCTATCAGTACAATCAGCGCGTTTTGCCCACGAATCGTCACGATTCATGTTTTCCGTCTATTTGACAGTTCAACCCAAATCACAGGGagtttatgtatagctttttgaATCATGGGGGGTTATGTGGTTTTTGCGAAAACCACAGGAggctaaaatgtaatttgcccctAAAATTAAATATACAAGTTGAGATATAATTACAAGCAATATGAAATACTTCCCAACGCTNNNNNNNNNNNNNNNNNNNNNNNNNNNNNNNNNNNNNNNNNNNNNNNNNNNNNNNNNNNNNNNNNNNNNNNNNNNNNNNNNNNNNNNNNNNNNNNNNNNNNNNNNNNNNNNNNNNNNNNNNNNNNNNNNNNNNNNNNNNNNNNNNNNNNNNNNNNNNNNNNNNNNNNNNNNNNNNNNNNNNNNNNNNNNNNNNNNNNNNNNNNNNNNNNNNNNNNNNNNNNNNNNNNNNNNNNNNNNNNNNNNNNNNNNNNNNNNNNNNNNNNNNNNNNNNNNNNNNNNNNNNNNNNNNNNNNNNNNNNNNNNNNNNNNNNNNNNNNNNNNNNNNNNNNNNNNNNNNNNNNNNNNNNNNNNNNNNNNNNNNNNNNNNNNNNNNNNNNNNNNNNNNNNNNNNNNNNNNNNNNNNNNNNNNNNNNNNNNNNNNNNNNNNNNNNNNNNNNNNNNNNNNNNNNNNNNNNNNNNNNNNNNNNNNNNNNNNNNNNNNNNNNNNNNNNNNNNNNNNNNNNNNNNNNNNNNNNNNNNNNNNNNNNNNNNNNNNNNNNNNNNNNNNNNNNNNNNNNNNNNNNNNNNNNNNNNNNNNNNNNNNNNNNNNNNNNNNNNNNNNNNNNNNNNNNNNNNNNNNNNNNNNNNNNNNNNNNNNNNNNNNNNNNNNNNNNNNNNNNNNNNNNNNNNNNNNNNNNNNNNNNNNNNNNNNNNNNNNNNNNNNNNNNNNNNNNNNNNNNNNNNNNNNNNNNNNNNNNNNNNNNNNNNNNNNNNNNNNNNNNNNNNNNNNNNNNNNNNNNNNNNNNNNNNNNNNNNNNNNNNNNNNNNNNNNNNNNNNNNNNNNNNNNNNNNNNNNNNNNNNNNNNNNNNNNNNNNNNNNNNNNNNNNNNNNNNNNNNNNNNNNNNNNNNNNNNNNNNNNNNNNNNNNNNNNNNNNNNNNNNNNNNNNNNNNNNNNNNNNNNNNNNNNNNNNNNNNNNNNNNNNNNNNNNNNNNNNNNNNNNNNNNNNNNNNNNNNNNNNNNNNNNNNNNNNNNNNNNNNNNNNNNNNNNNNNNNNNNNNNNNNNNNNNNNNNNNNNNNNNNNNNNNNNNNNNNNNNNNNNNNNNNNNNNNNNNNNNNNNNNNNNNNNNNNNNNNNNNNNNNNNNNNNNNNNNNNNNNNNNNNNNNNNNNNNNNNNNNNNNNNNNNNNNNNNNNNNNNNNNNNNNNNNNNNNNNNNNNNNNNNNNNNNNNNNNNNNNNNNNNNNNNNNNNNNNNNNNNNNNNNNNNNNNNNNNNNNNNNNNNNNNNNNNNNNNNNNNNNNNNNNNNNNNNNNNNNNNNNNNNNNNNNNNNNNNNNNNNNNNNNNNNNNNNNNNNNNNNNNNNNNNNNNNNNNNNNNNNNNNNNNNNNNNNNNNNNNNNNNNNNNNNNNNNNNNNNNNNNNNNNNNNNNNNNNNNNNNNNNNNNNNNNNNNNNNNNNNNNNNNNNNNNNNNNNNNNNNNNNNNNNNNNNNNNNNNNNNNNNNNNNNNNNNNNNNNNNNNNNNNNNNNNNNNNNNNNNNNNNNNNNNNNNNNNNNNNNNNNNNNNNNNNNNNNNNNNNNNNNNNNNNNNNNNNNNNNNNNNNNNNNNNNNNNNNNNNNNNNNNNNNNNNNNNNNNNNNNNNNNNNNNNNNNNNNNNNNNNNNNNNNNNNNNNNNNNNNNNNNNNNNNNNNNNNNNNNNNNNNNNNNNNNNNNNNNNNNNNNNNNNNNNNNNNNNNNNNNNNNNNNNNNNNNNNNNNNNNNNNNNNNNNNNNNNNNNNNNNNNNNNNNNNNNNNNNNNNNNNNNNNNNNNNNNNNNNNNNNNNNNNNNNNNNNNNNNNNNNNNNNNNNNNNNNNNNNNNNNNNNNNNNNNNNNNNNNNNNNNNNNNNNNNNNNNNNNNNNNNNNNNNNNNNNNNNNNNNNNNNNNNNNNNNNNNNNNNNNNNNNNNNNNNNNNNNNNNNNNNNNNNNNNNNNNNNNNNNNNNNNNNNNNNNNNNNNNNNNNNNNNNNNNNNNNNNNNNNNNNNNNNNNNNNNNNNNNNNNNNNNNNNNNNNNNNNNNNNNNNNNNNNNNNNNNNNNNNNNNNNNNNNNNNNNNNNNNNNNNNNNNNNNNNNNNNNNNNNNNNNNNNNNNNNNNNNNNNNNNNNNNNNNNNNNNNNNNNNNNNNNNNNNNNNNNNNNNNNNNNNNNNNNNNNNNNNNNNNNNNNNNNNNNNNNNNNNNNNNNNNNNNNNNNNNNNNNNNNNNNNNNNNNNNNNNNNNNNNNNNNNNNNNNNNNNNNNNNNNNNNNNNNNNNNNNNNNNNNNNNNNNNNNNNNNNNNNNNNNNNNNNNNNNNNNNNNNNNNNNNNNNNNNNNNNNNNNNNNNNNNNNNNNNNNNNNNNNNNNNNNNNNNNNNNNNNNNNNNNNNNNNNNNNNNNNNNNNNNNNNNNNNNNNNNNNNNNNNNNNNNNNNNNNNNNNNNNNNNNNNNNNNNNNNNNNNNNNNNNNNNNNNNNNNNNNNNNNNNNNNNNNNNNNNNNNNNNNNNNNNNNNNNNNNNNNNNNNNNNNNNNNNNNNNNNNNNNNNNNNNNNNNNNNNNNNNNNNNNNNNNNNNNNNNNNNNNNNNNNNNNNNNNNNNNNNNNNNNNNNNNNNNNNNNNNNNNNNNNNNNNNNNNNNNNNNNNNNNNNNNNNNNNNNNNNNNNNNNNNNNNNNNNNNNNNNNNNNNNNNNNNNNNNNNNNNNNNNNNNNNNNNNNNNNNNNNNNNNNNNNNNNNNNNNNNNNNNNNNNNNNNNNNNNNN
It contains:
- the LOC113750554 gene encoding uncharacterized protein LOC113750554 produces the protein MASTLSTQVTRHCVEELFNTKEEERMRRKLCLHGLLPVNSLVFKRTHKGDPICGGCGEQEESIEHMFFQCSKAQEVWKMAPLQWDGLREQTGNFQAWWTALLEATCRTEGKEHIELTVNILWQLWKRRNEWQFNAKHRHPWKTIQKAQQEWQEQKAVQSKQKIFTEDAVRADEKVDPEEARRNEIQIRISTKVQDQTNRVGMGIFASTFNNQWVAAWALIDRKTVHQMQSTAEAVKMAIIKARHQQWKEIVVHIPSPQLLKMIKERMAKDIKMATLIDDINDLRSLFQKCSFCLDRSLDSRCEVISDYALGIFQDEEWINPQCV